CTGCTCGCTAAGATCGTTATCTAAACCTGTCAAATCAAGGACAAGGTAAATTGCTTGATGTGATGGAAGATTCGATAACGTTTTTTCACAAAGTTCTTCAGATCTTTCCTCATCATATTTTCCAATTAAAGGAACAACCACAATTCCTTCAAGTACGGGAATGATTGGAGAAGAAAGTTGTTTAACAAGTGCTTTCAATTCTCTTGTTTTATCTTCAACTAAAGCTTCTAACTGTATAATTTGTTCGGTTTCCTTTTTTCTGGCTAATTGGTGAATGTTATTTGTTATAGTAATGTCTGATGGAAAGTATTCAATCACACTTTGTGTGTGTCCTTCGAGTTGATGCTGAACGACTTTGTACCATATATTTACACCAAAAAGTCCAGTAAAAATCCCTGCATAATGTGCAGGAAGAAAATTGCCTCCCTTGGTCTTTCTTTGCGCTATATTAATCTTATGTTCCCAGCTGTCTTTCAGCTCAACTGTCAGTTTTTTTAAGTCTAAATGAATATGATTTATTTCAGCGCGGC
The window above is part of the Metabacillus dongyingensis genome. Proteins encoded here:
- a CDS encoding STAS domain-containing protein produces the protein MNSSINIGGLDFKWDLEKGQFLFEEQDAVLFWISSAMKTFFDTIEEISGEEASNLVFETTGFRQGLVVGEYFAKLKNVSIIEATELITNTYASAGWGRAEINHIHLDLKKLTVELKDSWEHKINIAQRKTKGGNFLPAHYAGIFTGLFGVNIWYKVVQHQLEGHTQSVIEYFPSDITITNNIHQLARKKETEQIIQLEALVEDKTRELKALVKQLSSPIIPVLEGIVVVPLIGKYDEERSEELCEKTLSNLPSHQAIYLVLDLTGLDNDLSEQTTSFISRIGSAANLTGTKTVLVGISPELSMQITQSEIDFSKFDCFQTLQHGILYALGQIGRQIF